One Catharus ustulatus isolate bCatUst1 chromosome 2, bCatUst1.pri.v2, whole genome shotgun sequence genomic window carries:
- the BIVM gene encoding basic immunoglobulin-like variable motif-containing protein isoform X3 — translation MPTISEDEKENGSGNNRNTENRPGKESPEASLHDPVKPYCMSDASTASLVSREDGHYPWGCPVTHTREKFYTICSDYAFLNRVTSICKSPSASVSACLSSSAALNVGNNTPNLLSVQTGASEIIYNEDANLESLPGNLGKLPLAWEIDKSEFNGVNSNMKSKAGNMKKQGTKKKSVEKKSKQYRECPQRSALEDVKERKVLDLRRWYCVSRPQYKTSCGISSLVSCWNFLYSTLGAGSLPPITQEEALHILGFQPPFEEIRFGPFTGNTTLMRWFRQINDHFHIKGCSYVLYKPHGKNKTAGETASGALAKLTRGLKDESMAYIYHCQNHYFCPIGFEATPVKASKAYRLLDLDSGDLGSVPSSTTDFQCDFRGRVLQQEVEYWILIGEPSRKHPTIHCKSCDLQTAWSLEEFRLELRTSTGCVWAVHRIFCCC, via the exons ATGCCTACTATTTcagaagatgaaaaggaaaatggttCTGGAAATAatagaaacactgaaaacagaCCTGGGAAAGAATCCCCGGAAGCTTCTCTTCACGATCCTGTGAAGCCATACTGCATGTCAGATGCCTCCACTGCATCCTTGGTGTCAAGGGAAGATGGGCATTATCCATGGGGATGTCCTGTGACTCATACAAGAGAGAAGTTTTATACCATCTGCTCAGACTATGCTTTTTTAAACAGAGTAACATCTATTTGTAAAAGTCCAAGTGCTTCTGTTAGTGCCTGCCTATCAAGCAGTGCTGCCTTAAACGTTGGAAATAACACACCTAACTTACTCAGTGTTCAAACTGGTGCTTCAGAGATTATCTACAATGAAGATGCTAACTTGGAAAGCCTGCCTGGCAATCTTGGAAAGCTTCCACTGGCATGGGAGATAGACAAATCGGAGTTCAATGGCGTGAACTCAAATATGAAGAGCAAAGCAG GCAACATGAAGAAACaagggacaaagaaaaaatcagtggaaaaaaaaagcaaacaatacAGAGAGTGCCCTCAGCGTTCAGCTCTTGAAGATGTGAAGGAGAGAAAAGTGTTGGACCTTCGGAGATG GTATTGTGTGAGCCGACCTCAATACAAGACTTCCTGTGGAATTTCATCCCTAGTGTCTTGCTGGAATTTCTTATATAGTACACTGGGAGCTGGAAG tttaccCCCCATCACTCAAGAAGAAGCCTTGCATATACTGGGCTTTCAGCCCCCATTTGAGGAGATTAGGTTTGGTCCCTTCACTGGAAATACAACTCTAATGAg ATGGTTTAGGCAAATAAATGATCACTTCCATATCAAGGGATGCTCATACGTTCTGTATAAACCTCACGGGAAGAACAAGACAGCTGGAGAAACTG CTTCAGGGGCCCTTGCAAAGCTAACACGAGGACTCAAAGATGAATCAATGGCCTACATCTACCATTGCCAAAACCATTATTTTTGCCCAATTGGATTTGAAGCAACTCCAGTAAAAGCTAGTAAAGCCTATAG GTTGCTGGATTTGGACTCGGGAGACCTGGGTTCAGTTCCCAGTTCAACCACAGACTTCCAGTGTGACTTTAG AGGTCGTGTTTTGCAGCAAGAAGTAGAATATTGGATCTTAATTGGAGAACCTAGCAGAAAGCATCCAACAATACACTGTAAAAG TTGTGACTTACAGACTGCATGGTCTTTGGAGGAGTTTAGACTGGAGCTGAGGACATCCACAGGCTGTGTCTGGGCTGTGCACAGGatattctgctgctgctga
- the BIVM gene encoding basic immunoglobulin-like variable motif-containing protein isoform X4, whose product MPTISEDEKENGSGNNRNTENRPGKESPEASLHDPVKPYCMSDASTASLVSREDGHYPWGCPVTHTREKFYTICSDYAFLNRVTSICKSPSASVSACLSSSAALNVGNNTPNLLSVQTGASEIIYNEDANLESLPGNLGKLPLAWEIDKSEFNGVNSNMKSKAGNMKKQGTKKKSVEKKSKQYRECPQRSALEDVKERKVLDLRRWYCVSRPQYKTSCGISSLVSCWNFLYSTLGAGSLPPITQEEALHILGFQPPFEEIRFGPFTGNTTLMRWFRQINDHFHIKGCSYVLYKPHGKNKTAGETASGALAKLTRGLKDESMAYIYHCQNHYFCPIGFEATPVKASKAYRLLDLDSGDLGSVPSSTTDFQCDFRGRVLQQEVEYWILIGEPSRKHPTIHCKSCLLSCQL is encoded by the exons ATGCCTACTATTTcagaagatgaaaaggaaaatggttCTGGAAATAatagaaacactgaaaacagaCCTGGGAAAGAATCCCCGGAAGCTTCTCTTCACGATCCTGTGAAGCCATACTGCATGTCAGATGCCTCCACTGCATCCTTGGTGTCAAGGGAAGATGGGCATTATCCATGGGGATGTCCTGTGACTCATACAAGAGAGAAGTTTTATACCATCTGCTCAGACTATGCTTTTTTAAACAGAGTAACATCTATTTGTAAAAGTCCAAGTGCTTCTGTTAGTGCCTGCCTATCAAGCAGTGCTGCCTTAAACGTTGGAAATAACACACCTAACTTACTCAGTGTTCAAACTGGTGCTTCAGAGATTATCTACAATGAAGATGCTAACTTGGAAAGCCTGCCTGGCAATCTTGGAAAGCTTCCACTGGCATGGGAGATAGACAAATCGGAGTTCAATGGCGTGAACTCAAATATGAAGAGCAAAGCAG GCAACATGAAGAAACaagggacaaagaaaaaatcagtggaaaaaaaaagcaaacaatacAGAGAGTGCCCTCAGCGTTCAGCTCTTGAAGATGTGAAGGAGAGAAAAGTGTTGGACCTTCGGAGATG GTATTGTGTGAGCCGACCTCAATACAAGACTTCCTGTGGAATTTCATCCCTAGTGTCTTGCTGGAATTTCTTATATAGTACACTGGGAGCTGGAAG tttaccCCCCATCACTCAAGAAGAAGCCTTGCATATACTGGGCTTTCAGCCCCCATTTGAGGAGATTAGGTTTGGTCCCTTCACTGGAAATACAACTCTAATGAg ATGGTTTAGGCAAATAAATGATCACTTCCATATCAAGGGATGCTCATACGTTCTGTATAAACCTCACGGGAAGAACAAGACAGCTGGAGAAACTG CTTCAGGGGCCCTTGCAAAGCTAACACGAGGACTCAAAGATGAATCAATGGCCTACATCTACCATTGCCAAAACCATTATTTTTGCCCAATTGGATTTGAAGCAACTCCAGTAAAAGCTAGTAAAGCCTATAG GTTGCTGGATTTGGACTCGGGAGACCTGGGTTCAGTTCCCAGTTCAACCACAGACTTCCAGTGTGACTTTAG AGGTCGTGTTTTGCAGCAAGAAGTAGAATATTGGATCTTAATTGGAGAACCTAGCAGAAAGCATCCAACAATACACTGTAAAAG CTGTCTGCTGTCATGCCAGTTGTGA